actgtgagcggaggggtccagagtctggagaccaggttctggctaacagattgaaccagttgtttaacaggtttgattcagtagcactTCCCTcgcccatccaccagagctcgtcacacctctctgcaacccccatagcaccggggacatgaaatgcacctcacctgtccccttttccttttccttcaaccactctactgggtctaagtcgtctccacctgctacggcggctgagatccTTTGGGGTGAAATAAACCTCATGAGGAATGATTTTGAGTTCAACGGGGAATTCTATTTACAGATTAAGGGTACGGCAATGGGGAAAAACTTTGCCCCAGCCTATGCCAACATCTTCATGGCAGAGTGGGAGACCTCTGCATtggagaaatgtgttaaaaagccaTTATATTATTATCGATTCTTGGATGATATCTGGGGGGTTTGGCAACATCCTGAGCGAGACTTTGAGGTGTTTTTGAGGACTCTTAAATAATTGGTTGAAACAACAAAGGGAAAGGAGAGTCTTCTAATATGACAATCGTTTTGCAATTGTTCATccaaacacttttttctctgtttccaaaaaacaaacacactcatcTAAGAAAAATTCATTGGACTAAAGTTTGAATGCGCATGCAACATGTTTATTAAGACTGTCTAATGTCTGCGACGCTATCTTCTCCCACGTCTGCGAACACCGGAGGCCTTGTGGGGTCTCCTGCCTCTGCGAACGGGGAAAGTAGACCTCGCATGTTTGCGTCTATACCTGCGGAGAGCGGAAGCTGCTCCATTTCATGGGTTCTATTTATGGACTCACGGGACAACATTAGTTATGTCACTGATGTTGCCACTTGTGGTGATGCTATACCTTGTTTATAGCATAATATCTGAACTGTGATGTCATTGTGAAGTCACCCTGCAATGTGATATCAACTGAAAGCTCATAACTGAAGCAGATTAGTCATTTTGTTGTGACCATATAACCAAGCATGCCGACATGAGGAGTCGCGAGTAAAAGGAGGAATATGCGCAAAATTCCTCCTTTTACGCACGACTCCTCATGTCGGCATGCTTGGTTACATGATCACAATAAAATGACTcgcaaatatgttttaaatggatgatTCCTCATTTGATGGAgaatcatccatttacacatttCCTGAGTCCTAAATTTGATGCCAGTGAACCTTTCTGAAAAGCCCCcaaatcccctatgagcaagcacttggcgacagcggggaggaaaccccccccccctttaatgggggaaacctccgacagaaccggGCTCAGGAAGGGTGGCCATCTGTTGCGCACAGGCGGcgtttaaatgtaatatatgTAAAGTTCCTCGTTTTACTCGCAACTCCTCATTTCGGCATGCTTGGTTACATGATCACAACAAATTACtcaaaaagatgttttaaatggatgatTCCTCATTTGATGGAGTCTGgaggcaaggatttcagtctctggatgtgcaaagctggtagtaacataccctaaaagactggcagctgtaattgcggcaaaaggtggttctacaaagtattgactcaggggactgaataattacgcacaccccacatttcagttatttatttgtaaaaaatgtttggaatcatgtatgattttcgttccacttctctcGTGTataccactctgtattggtctttcacgtggaattccaataaaattgattcatgtttgtggctgtaatgtgacaaaatgtgggaaagttcaagcgggccgaatacttttgcaaggcACTGTATTAATAAAGAATAACTTATAATATATGCAACGGAGTCATGGTATTTATTCGTTTACAGTGTGCAGTGCAAATGTGACTGATCTTTGAAGTGTTATTGTTACAAACGCTGATTGGAGACCTTCCTTGTTTGTCCTCGTTTGTTTCAGGTTCCACAAGTGATTTACAGAATTGATGTAAATTTTATTCTTTAATACTTTAGCTTGATTTATTTCACCAAGTTATTAATCACATAAGCTGTGACAACACCCTCTATTAGTCCATAAACTACTACACCTGTACCAACACCTACTAGTCAACCAAACACTACTcctaaatctttttaaaaaaaacattcccaGGCAATAAAACAGTGACAGACAGTAACCATTACAAACACTAAAGCTTGATGTGGCATCAAGAGTAAAAGATGAACTTtctttacatacatatatgtataatatgtatatatgtatatgtatatacatatagatatatatgtgtgtgtgtgtgtatgtatgtatatatgtacatacatacacatatacatatatgtgtatgtatgtatatatatatatatatatgtatatatatatatatatacatacacacttaAAATTCTCGCAAATGTTCTCGCAGCTTCTGACTGAATTTGATGGTTTGTTCAGGTGCAAACTTGAGTCAGCGAGTCGCAAAATGTATGACACACATGTGacaggttttatttcatgtttaacaGAACAGCAGCAAACACATTTTGGACACTTAAAGAAACTGAAGCCAAAGATctaaatgagcaaaaaaaaaaaaaacaagatttagTAAACTGTTAACAGCTGTCAGGTACCTCCTGATGTTAACTAAATTAATAGGGACAATTTCTCAATAATATTTcacataaaagataaaatagtAACAAGATCAAAACGGTGCTCTCCATCGGCctgtacaaacaaaaacagaagcactAACTGAAAGGCTGGGAGACAATTCATCAAAGAAGACATATATAACTTACAACAAAAGGTGCCAGAAGGCGATTAGTTTAGTTTCTGAACTAGTAGGATCAATAACAATGGCTTGTTCTCCAGTAGATCAGGTCCATCAGTCAGAAACGGAGCCTGGAGACGTGTGAGACAAAGTCTTTGTAGCTCTTTGTCGACGTTCCTCATAATACttctaaaaaaacagaaaagtgagaaaacaaacatcGTTAGGCCAACAGTGTGATTTTGTGTGCTGAAtcgtgtatatgtatgtgcgtgCGTACCTGCAGGTTGTCGTAGTGTTTCTGGCTGCAGCAGTGGAGTTCCTTGGCGGTCTTCTCATTCAGGCAGAAAACAGAGCAGATGTTACAGAAAAATCCTGATTTAGGGACCACAAACTCCTGACCTGCAGagaagcagaaacaggaagattaGACAAGTATTAACAACAAATTTGAAtttagagagtgtgtgtgtgtgtgtgtgtgtgtctgaccgATGGGGCTGTTAGGGTTGAACTGAGGCAGTCTGAAATCTGCTACAACACACGGAGACTGAGCGCGAGATCGCTTTGCCTCAGGTCCGACAAGCTCCCTCCTGCGTTTTCccacaactgaaaatgaaaagagcGACACGTTAATCATCAACAAATCTGCTACAGGACCCACTGggtttataaaatatttaaacattaaattataacTCAATAATAATTGAACAAATGATTTCGATTTACTTGAAAAGCTGAAACATTCatcggccactttattaggtacacctgttgaCTGCTCGTTAATGTAAatctctaatcagccaatcacatggcagcaacttagTGATTTAtgtatgtagacatggtcagatgacctgctgaaattcaaactgagcatcagaatgaagaagaaaaataatttaagtcACTTAAACGTGGCATGTTTGCTGATCTTAGCGTTTCAAAAAGtgttgatctgctgggattttcccacagaaGCATCTCTAGGTTTACATAAAATcgtctgaaacagaaaatatccagtgagtggcagttccCTGGAGGAAATGCATTTTGAGTTCAGAGGAGAATGAAATAACTGCTTCACGCTGATAGGAAGGCCAGAGCAAGTCAAACAACCACTTATTACAATGCACAAGAgtatctctgaacacacagcacatccaacactgaagcagatgagctacagcagcagaagaccacactgggttcGACTTCTCTAAGCTAAGAACACAAAACTGAGGgtacaattcacacaggctcagcAACGCTGTAAAATAAAACGCTGCCTGGTCTGTTGAatctcagtttctgctgtgacattaggatggtagggtcagaaatCTTGGATCCTTGATGGTGTGGGATATATTCATCACACCAACGGAGCATTTTTTAAACACcacatatgtaaaatatattacTACCACCAGGCTGAATGTCTGTAGCACAGCAGGGAACACAAATATGAGATCAGAGCCATAAAATATcacaacttttctttttacattcagtttacTGTGTTTTCGCTGTCAGAGCGGTGTATTTTGCTGATTTAAAGCAGCTCTTTGTACCTTTAATGTCGGCCATGCTCCATCCAtccttctcctctccctcctgtgtCTCGTCATCAGGACACTTGGGCTCTGGCTGCCGTCCAGCAGGGGCGGCTGCAGCATCGGGCTGGGtcactgcttcctcctcggtCCTCTGGCTCTCCGCCTGGCAGTCACCTTTGGTCACTGCATCTGTCGATTCTGCGGTCttcttggttttcattttgaggTGAACTTTGTTCTCACCAGAGTCTTGCAGACGCTGTTTCAGGCTcttcaaactgaatttaaaagcaaAGATGCCAGTAGGTTACCATGAAAAGAGGTTTGTTGTCACAAAATGTTAATGTGAAATAAGAAATTCCATTTCAAATTTCTAATCTAGAGTTGCTTCTATCTAAATCACATTCTTCTCTTTTTGCATCTTTGGGAACTGTTTACTATAGACGACCTTGAGGAGTGTATAGTATATTTGACTCTGCCACTAAACCTGAAATAGAAAGATACTCACGACTCAATACGTCCAGCTTTACTCCTatgaagaggagagaaaaaagcacaaggtcagacaaacatgaagacactttaaagaaaatgcaaaaacacagtgtaaaataaatttcctctttttctcactTCTGATTGTGGGACACACTTACCAAGAAGATAAATAGTCCTTGGTGACATTGCTCTCCATCACCTGTGTTAATCCACCAGGTTCGGCCATCTCAATGCATATCTGAGAAAACAGAAAGGATGTTTGAGCAACACAGTGGTACTCAACGGGTGTGCTACAGGCACGATTTGTATTGTACAGGGCAACAAAGAATTTGTGAAAGTAACAGGATAGAGGTCCTGGCGAGTTTGTTTaggcaaagaaaaataaatcttgGGGTTTTAAACTTGCAAATGGAAAATAAGTGCAAACATATTTCTCTACTTTTGCAAAGTTTTTGATTGAACAATAAAACCACGAGCAAGAAACACTAAAAGAATAACTTAGTGCTGCCTCAAACTGCAGGGATCTCCCCTGCTAGATGGGCCAGGACAAAAGGCTGAACAGGTCATAAGATTACTACTTGGTTGAGAACTGTGTTAAGTTAAAAAGACTTAGACTTagt
The DNA window shown above is from Oreochromis niloticus isolate F11D_XX unplaced genomic scaffold, O_niloticus_UMD_NMBU tig00007018_pilon, whole genome shotgun sequence and carries:
- the LOC109198036 gene encoding matrin-3-like isoform X2, yielding MLPGSSEESMYRSMMKWSNTHVPESEALEDRLLSVEVSEVNVDLLMMIMEAVASIAAFVRFLPLANRICIEMAEPGGLTQVMESNVTKDYLSSWSKAGRIESLKSLKQRLQDSGENKVHLKMKTKKTAESTDAVTKGDCQAESQRTEEEAVTQPDAAAAPAGRQPEPKCPDDETQEGEEKDGWSMADIKVVGKRRRELVGPEAKRSRAQSPCVVADFRLPQFNPNSPIGQEFVVPKSGFFCNICSVFCLNEKTAKELHCCSQKHYDNLQKYYEERRQRATKTLSHTSPGSVSD
- the LOC109198036 gene encoding matrin-3-like isoform X3, which encodes MESMYRSMMKWSNTHVPESEALEDRLLSVEVSEVNVDLLMMIMEAVASIAAFVRFLPLANRICIEMAEPGGLTQVMESNVTKDYLSSWSKAGRIESLKSLKQRLQDSGENKVHLKMKTKKTAESTDAVTKGDCQAESQRTEEEAVTQPDAAAAPAGRQPEPKCPDDETQEGEEKDGWSMADIKVVGKRRRELVGPEAKRSRAQSPCVVADFRLPQFNPNSPIGQEFVVPKSGFFCNICSVFCLNEKTAKELHCCSQKHYDNLQKYYEERRQRATKTLSHTSPGSVSD
- the LOC109198036 gene encoding matrin-3-like isoform X1; this encodes MNPLPQRCKPGSSYFSLTESMYRSMMKWSNTHVPESEALEDRLLSVEVSEVNVDLLMMIMEAVASIAAFVRFLPLANRICIEMAEPGGLTQVMESNVTKDYLSSWSKAGRIESLKSLKQRLQDSGENKVHLKMKTKKTAESTDAVTKGDCQAESQRTEEEAVTQPDAAAAPAGRQPEPKCPDDETQEGEEKDGWSMADIKVVGKRRRELVGPEAKRSRAQSPCVVADFRLPQFNPNSPIGQEFVVPKSGFFCNICSVFCLNEKTAKELHCCSQKHYDNLQKYYEERRQRATKTLSHTSPGSVSD